The Puntigrus tetrazona isolate hp1 chromosome 3, ASM1883169v1, whole genome shotgun sequence nucleotide sequence aataaaagcttccttactgaataaagtaaattttaattaaataatttaacaagtAATTTTTAATGGTGGTGTAgtgatttgtaatgttttgcttcattttgtCAAGGCCTTGGTCATTACCAATGCTGCCCGACGAACATCCACTGTTGGAGAGATCGTGAATCTGATGTCTGTAGATGCTCAGCGCTTTATGGACCTCATCACCTATATCAACATGATTTGGTCAGCACCTTTGCAGGTTATCCTGGCCCTTTACTTCTTGTGGCAGGTATGTGCCTACACAAAGGTGTCTTGGCTTGTATGCTCATTTTATTACATCAGTGCAATAAGATTTTTatacatctttttttgtttgtttgtttttttaagaatctgGGACCTTCTGTGCTTGCTGGAGTTGCTGTGATGGTGCTGATGGTTCCTATAAATGCTGTCATTGCCATGAAAACTAAAACCTACCAGGTTTGTACCCCTTTTCCTGCTAAGCAGCCAGTTTCGTTAATTAGATCATTTTTGTTAATCTGATACCCTCACCAACAGGTTGCCCAAATGAAAAGCAAGGACAATAGGATCAAGCTTATGAATGAAGTGCTGAATGGCATTAAAGTGCTTAAACTCTACGCATGGGAACTGGCATTCAAAGACAAAGTTTCTGCCATCCGGGAAAGTGAATTGCGTGTGCTGAAGAAGACCGCTTACCTTGGTGCTGTGTCCACCTTTACTTGGGTCTGTGCACCATTTTTGGTAGGTGGTGCCTTTTGAGTTCTATTTTTGCATGCACTTTTCAATGCTACCTTTTGGTTGTGTAGTGAAATTTgctcttttcatcttttctctGTCACAAAGGTTGCCCTTTCCACGTTCGCAGTATATGTGTTAGTGGATGAGCATAACATTCTGGATGCACAAAAGGCGTTCGTTTCTCTGGCATTGTTCAACATCCTGCGTTTCCCTCTTAATATGTTGCCCATGGTGATCAGCAGCATGGTGCAGGTACTACTCTCTTTCTGTttcactttctttaaaaaaataaaaaaataaaatatgaaccttGAAATATACCTTAGAatgttaaataaactttttttcagcCACTTGTGATTGGATCAAGAAGAATAGCATGGTTAACTATGAGCTGTATTGCTTCCTGCAGGCCAGTGTGTCTATGAAGCGTCTACGTGTTTTTCTGTCCCATGAGGAGTTGGATGAAGACAATGTGGAGCGGCCAGCCATCACTGCAAGTGAGTCGAATAATTCGCAAACACTTCAAATCTGCCCTATTCTGTggcatgtattttttaacatgcaatacGATTTTGACTCACAAAGCGCTCCAGTCCCCGAACAGTTtcaagacagaaataaaacagcattgtaTGAGAAAGTAGCAGCTGTTCAGTAGATCTGTGGGTATGAAGTGTTTTGATGTCCACTTAAGAGACTTCATTGTTGTCTCCTGCTCATTCAGCTTCTGACAGCATCAGGATTGTGGACGGAGCTTTCAGCTGGTCTAAAGACGACTCCCCTGCTTTGAAGAGGTAACACCATTTTCTTTGCGTATAAAAGAGATACTACATGATCCAATGAATAGCATTTTGTTCAGTACCAGGGATGGGAATTGTGCGGAATTTCATGATTCTGATGAACGATTCCATGTAcaactattactttttttaaagaagttgaTATTTCCTTTAAGAAttagtcaaaatgaaacaaaaacaatacttttttgaTTAGACTCTTATTTGAAGTACAGTTTGTTGCAATAAAACTCTTTTCATAATGTGAAAATACAACCTGTCGGTGCCAAGTGTTACAAGACTGATTAGTCATTTGTTTGCCATTTGAATAGGACTACACTGTGTGGCaatatttgtattgttgtaTGCAACAGCAAtgcaaaaatctatttattagCCAATAAATGCTACAGTTTACAGTATTTTAGTACTGTTTCAGCACAATTTTAGAAAACTTGTCATGAATCATTcgatttttgtttaatttccgTTATTAATTCCCATCCCTATATACTTCGTAcaaatgttgttattgttttcaaggcagtaaaatgacatttagcATTGACATGAATATTGCAGTTATATAGAGCAGAACCAGTGAAACAGGCTACTGAGGACATCACAGGCAAGTACATGTGCATGAACCCCGATACAGGAAAGCATCAATCTTCAGAGGAAATGTAATCTGGTGAATCTCCACTGATATTAATGAGAGGGATAATGAAATTTGGGAAATTGGAAATTgctagtttaatttttttatctcatttactttaaatcatGCATTGAACTGTGTAATTTGACTTGCATTATTGTTCACTCGGAGTACAACTCAATCAGCATACCTTGAAGGATTTGCCTGATATCTTTTAATCAAGTGAAGTGAATGAAGAAATTCTAATGAACGAGTGAACTCTCTTATACCTTCATGACACAATGCCACCTCTGTCCACATGTTGCGTgaactgtttgttgttgtttgtatcTGTTGTTGTCTCAgcgtgtctctctgtctcttcagGATTAATGTGCACATCCCTGAAGGGGCGCTTGTTGCTGTGGTAGGGCATGTGGGTTCAGGGAAATCCTCTCTGCTTTCAGCTTTGCTGGGAGAGATGCAGAAGCAAGAAGGATCTGTCTCAATCAAGGTACagatttaaattgaattgactatatatttatttgtatggttTTTATATTAGATCATTTCATTATATAAGTAGCATAACAATTAAGGTTCAAAATTCATAACGTCTTAGTATTTGGTTTGTTCCCTTGATTGACATCCAACTCCGCATGATTTGAAAATAATCCAAAAAGGGTCTTGTGCTTCGGTGAAATCAAGAACATCTGACTGTCACATGATCAGTGtcccacatttatttatttgatttagaaaTGGTTCATTACATGCCCAAACCcttctttgttttgatttaagaacaatgccttaaagacattttaaggtTAAAATGAAGCTCAAGaagagtataaaaaaaatagtttttcagtgtatttgggtaacattaaaaataggATGATACAGAAATACATTGAGCATCTGATGTTTTTCAGGGCTCTGTGGCGTACGTTCCTCAGCAGGCCTGGATTCAAAACTCCACTCTCAAAGACAATATTTTGTTTGGACGGGAGGCAAAAGAGAGCTGGTACCAGAAGGTTGTTGAGGCTTGTGCTCTCCTACCAGACCTGGAGATCCTACCTGGAGGAGACTCCACAGAGATTGGGGAGAAGGTAACTAAAGACTAGAAAGATTCTTACATTTGGTCATAAACAAGCACGGTAGATTGAAGGTTAAACCTGTGTGGTGTCACTTGCTGCTTTTAATACAACAGTTTGACGTTATTTAAGTAGCTCCCAGTCGGTTTAATTGTGTGACATTGTAATCTTAGGGCGTGAATCTGTCTGGAGGTCAGAAACAGCGGGTGAGCGTGGCCAGGGCTGTGTACTGCAACTGTGCAGTGTATTTACTGGATGACCCACTCTCCGCTGTGGATGCTCATGTGGGAAAACACATCTTTGAGAAGGTCATCGGACCTCAGGGGTTGCTACAGGGCAGAGTAAGGCCATTTTAGCCAAGTATTATCTAAATATCTTTACATCTCTTATAGAGATTTCACATCGCACATGGTACTTTTTCAGACGCGGGTTCTGGTGACCCATGGGCTGAGCTTCCTGCCCCAGGCTGACCTGATCTTGGTGATGGTGGAAGGAGAAATCACAGAGATGGGCTCTTACACCGAGCTTCTGGGCAGACAGGGTGCCTTTGCTGAGTTCCTGCGCACATACAGCAACACAGAgcaggaagagctggaggagtCAGGGGGAGGTGAGGCTGGCCTCCTCATATCTGAGCTTCTTTCATGCGTCTGTCCTTTCACATAGCCGTTTCCTCTAAATGATTACTGTTGTTCACATTGtgtgtcatctttttttttttttttctaaattaatccTTGTCTAGTGATCTATTTGGTCTGTAAGTATGTGTTTTCATCTCctttttgttcttatttgttGTGTCCCCTCTGTTGGCTCTTCAGAGGAGGGAGGGGAGGCAGAGGACGAAAAAGGGATATCTGAAGGTTTGAGGGTGTAGTTTGTCCCTGGGCCGTATAAATTAAATAGGCCTGTACTGCATGTTAGAATAGGGCTTATTATCCTGGTCTGAGGCCTGAAATCTTTGAGGTGCACACTAAGTGGTTCAGTACTTTCCCATTTCAACCCGTATATTTACCTTTTTACATTCTTAAACTGTGCTTCATTTTGATGGAGTAAGTAGTACCCCCTTTCACAGTAATATAATTGGATCCCATCTCAACCCACTTGAGAGCCATGCAATGGTGTGAGTTCTACTACATAATTTATgaatgacacatttaaaaaaaacactactatTTAAAGTCTCCTATTCTCAACCAAGACTGCATATATCTGATCAGAGTTTTTAtccataatgcattataaaagaaGAGCCTTGTAGAGCACCTTATAATGCATTGTCCAATCTTATAACTAATTGTATGcacaattaatacattataacacTTATCAGttcattgttacatttaaaaaaataaataaaaaataaataaaacaattttttagcgattgtaaagctgaattcacatggtccttcagaaatcattctaatatgccgatttgttGTTTAAGTGAAATGTAGTATTCTTTgaatagaacatttaaaaataatatttatttgatttaaaaatgatatttattaatcCGATTAAGATGTGAAAGACCTTTGTGAAAGGTCTTTGTAGTCTGTGCAGGATCAttcacatttatcatttttgttagAATGGAGCACTGTGAATGGCTTCAACCTTTGACCTTCACCAGTTTTGTCACTGTGTCAGTTCCTCATGTGTCCGAGGTGCTGGGCAGCCTGCTGGTGATTCTTCTAACCTTAACCCACACCTCTGAGCCTAAAACATTGATTCAGTTTTTGATTGTCTTTTGTTCAGCTAGCCTGAGAGGTGTGGTTGCTTAGAAGCAAATAACGATTGCCTTTTATTGCCAcattaaatatagacatgttTGTACTCGAGTGCGGCCTGGTGTTTTAGTCGCTTCTTGATTACAAAATTTGTTCCAAAATGACTGTGTTGCATAGACGCTTTTAAATGACATGATTTATAGATAATAACAAAATAGTTGGACATGGAAAAGCATGAAGCATGCAGGAAGATATGTGTAATTCTGTCtgatttagtatatattttctcATCCACAGAAGCAGTCCCACGGAAAGGACTTGAGAATGGGGGTCCTGCAGCTATGTTGGGGTAAGAGATACCTTTCCTtacctttcatttatttgttatgaaTAAGCACCTTGTCTAGACGTGTTGCAACATGATGAATCACCAGCTGCGAGACATTTTGTCTTTCCTAATTTGTGCATTGCTTTCTGTATATGTCTTCTGAAGTCTCATGAGAGATTTGTGTGAGAAACGGGTAGAAATTTAAGCTTGAGAAACATGGTGACCAAATCTTTAAATCAGTCATTCCAGATGCCATCCATCAgtttggcagaaaaaaaaaaaacaatgccaaCCTACTGCATCACTCGCTTATTTGTGCTATATACTAGAAATGATGTGTTATGGTTgataaagaccctgtattataTGTAGCAACCATTTAAGTCATGTACTAATAATATTTGGACATGATATACTAGCCTGCTGTTAATGTGTGTCCTGTAGGCAGAGTCAGATCTCTCTTAATGCGGCAGGCTTAGGTAAAACCCCACAGAAAACTGAACCCAATGATGTTGGGGCCGCAAAGAAGACCAGATCCACCGAAGCTGCCCGACTGACTGAGGCTGACAAGGCCAACACTGGCAGGGTACGGGTCCACCATCTCTGTGTCAGGACGTGCGATTGTTGTTACTGTTTCCATCTGATTTTGAGATTTGGTGTTTGTTGTGCAGGTCAAACTGTCTGTGTTTTGGGAGTATATGAAGGCTATCGGTTTGCCCCTTTCCATCTTCAGCATCTTTCTGTTCTTCTGTCATCATCTGTCCTCTCTGGGATCAAACTACTGGCTCAGTCTCTGGACAGATGACCCTGTTATTAACAACACACAGCCCCATAGAAAGATGCGTTTAGGGGTGTATGGAGCCCTCGGACTCACACAAGGTGAGAGACGTTTATATTGTTGTGTgttattgcatatatatttaaattcttgctttttatgaCAACTTCTATTAAATGTTACATGGCCTCCTCAACCAAGCTTTAAGATTAGCTTGTAGTTACATAGATAAATAGGTATACATGGTTATGTAATGTACAAAAGGtcactgaaattaaaaactaaattatattataaaattgtaaaaaaaaaaaaattaattgcctttacatgcttttgttttgggggctgcttaaatatttgttaacaGTGAATATTTCAACTGGAATCAACAGTTTGGCAAAAGAGAGCAGGCAGAAATGTCAGTGAGAATGatcaactacaaaaaaaaagaaaaagttggtACACCAAAGCTCAGTGAAGTTTCGAGGCATATGGTCACTGTTGGATAGAACATACATTAGAACATacattagttttttcttttctaaaatacaatattacagCATTGTAATACCTTTTGAATACAATcaaatatcttatttatttatttatttatttattttagcatgctTGTCCAGTAACCAGTTTGATTCTGAAAAGCCagatttcaatttttaattttctctctGACAGGCATTGCAGTGTTCTGTTATTCTGTGGCGGTGTCTGTTGGTGGGATCTTAGCCTCTCGCTACCTCCACCAGACCATGCTTTACAACGTCCTGAGATCACCCATGTCTTTCTTCGAACGCACACCCAGTGGCAATCTGGTAAACCGCTTTGCCAAAGAGACAGATACCATTGACTCAGTCATCCCTAGcatcataaaaatgttcatgGGCTCCATGTTTAATGTGCTGGGCTCATGCGCTGTCATCCTCATCGCCACACCGCTGGTGGCCATCATCATCCCGCCGCTGGGTCTGCTCTACTTCTTTGTACAGGTCAGTCAGTTATTTTACCATGCAGTTGCAAGGCTAGCAACTCCCTAggctaaaatacatttaaatataaaagatctAACACTTCAGTGTAAGTGTAATTATCTGCTGGGTGCTGCCGTTTTTTTGTCTCTGTTAGCGCTTCTACGTAGCGTCCTCACGACAAATGAAACGACTGGAGTCTGTGAGCCGATCTCCTGTCTATACACACTTCAACGAGACGCTACTGGGCACCAGTGTGATCAGAGCATTTGGAGAGCAGCAGCGCTTCATCAGAGAGAGTGATGGGAGAGTGGACCACAACCAAAAAGCGTATTTCCCCAGCATTGTAGCCAACCGGTAAGAATTGaccagtttttcttttttttttttttttttttaggtcagtTTGGTGTCATTAAGTACTTattagtcttttattttttggatagTTAATGATTTGTGTGTGTCATTGTCTTTGTGCTTCTCCAGATGGTTGGCAGTGAGGTTAGAGTTTGTGGGAAACTGTATTGTGACATTTGCAGCGCTTTTTGCAGTGATGGCCAGGGACAGTCTGAGTCCAGGTATCATGGGGCTGTCCATCTCTTATGCGCTGCAGGTCAGTCTAACTCCTAAAACCATGAGATACAGACCAAATGTCGCTCCAAAAACGTACTTATCCCGTGTTTCACACAGGTCACGACATCTTTGAACTGGCTGGTGAGGATGTCTTCTGAGCTTGAGACTAACATAGTGGCGGTGGAGAGGGTGAAGGAATACggagacacagagaaagaggTCAGTGCTCCAGTAggcagattgtgtgtgtgtgtgtgtgtgtgtgtgtgtgtgtgtgtgttcattctGTACTTATGTAGAGTCCAATCTGTGATTAGCCCTGTTTCCTTCCTTATCTCACACTGTACTAGAGAGATGAGGATATTTAGCGCAGATGGAGAGGTGGGGGATAGGATCTGTCCACAAGATGTGGcactaatttattaattttttggtaattttatttgacatcttcatggacttgttttttttccaacatcAGGATTTTAGGCTGTAATTTGCATCAATGTATGAAATGAAAGCCTGTGTCTATGATCTTGTAACCGGTCTTTTTTCATTTGATATGCtgaccaatgttttttttttttttttaacttttattcttTACTCAATTTAAATGGACAGGCAGTttgacaaattaattaatattctttatactttaaaatgttagtaCTTTtcttcagcaaggatgcattaagtgAAAGTAAATACAGTATCTcagtccacacacacaaaatatttcaaaggatcatgtgacactgtagactggagtaatggcttataaaaattcagcattgcttaccaggaataaatagcattataaattatatcataatgaaaaaatgtttgaaattgttaaaaaatttTCACAGAATTGCTGGTATGACTAtttgtgatgaaataaaaaagcctgttttaaatattaaatattaaaaaacacccTACCCACCCCAGACTTCTAAACAGTAGAGTAATAAGCAGTCAGCTAAATCAAATAGTATTGGATGAGTTACAGCACGTCTATGCTGCATGAACGTCTCTGTTTACAGGCTGAATGGAAGTTGGAGCACTCAACTCTTCCTGCTGGCTGGCCGACCACTGGTCATATTGAAATCCGCAACTTTGGCTTGCGATACAGAGAGGACTTGGAGCTGGCTATTTCTGACATCTCAGTCAACATTGAGGGAGGAGAAAAGGTGCCTGGAACCACTGCATTTTCAAGCATCAGtaaactcttctttttttttcacctaaAACTTTTTCCtcatgtatgtatttgtgtgctgttgttgttgttgttattattaggtGGGAATTGTGGGTAGGACAGGAGCAGGAAAGTCCTCACTGACATTAGGGCTCTTCCGCAT carries:
- the abcc1 gene encoding multidrug resistance-associated protein 1 isoform X3; the encoded protein is MGIDSFCSLDGSDPFWDWNRTWQTQNPDLTPCFQNTVLVWIPCLYLWLFAPFYILYLKRNDRGYICMTHLNRAKTVIGFTLWLICWADVFYSFWERSHGATIAPVYLVSPTMLGVTMLLATFLIQYERMKGVQSSGVMLNFWLIAIVCATVTFRSKIMHALNEPASVNVFKYTTFYIYYTMLLISLILACLSDQPPLFSQAVKDLNPCPESGASFLSRITFWWITGLMVTGYKRPLEEKDLWSLNTEDKSQRVVPQLVRCWDQECNKVKRPVDKTLYSPKKAARGEKKDGQPIEESEILLAKNLQKTGEPSLLYALCRTFGPYFLVSSLYKIIHDILMFVGPEILRLLIQFVNDSSAPTWHGYFYTTLLFVCTCVQTLILQKYFHVCFVTGMRLRTAIVGAVYRKALVITNAARRTSTVGEIVNLMSVDAQRFMDLITYINMIWSAPLQVILALYFLWQNLGPSVLAGVAVMVLMVPINAVIAMKTKTYQVAQMKSKDNRIKLMNEVLNGIKVLKLYAWELAFKDKVSAIRESELRVLKKTAYLGAVSTFTWVCAPFLVALSTFAVYVLVDEHNILDAQKAFVSLALFNILRFPLNMLPMVISSMVQASVSMKRLRVFLSHEELDEDNVERPAITATSDSIRIVDGAFSWSKDDSPALKSVSLCLFRINVHIPEGALVAVVGHVGSGKSSLLSALLGEMQKQEGSVSIKGSVAYVPQQAWIQNSTLKDNILFGREAKESWYQKVVEACALLPDLEILPGGDSTEIGEKGVNLSGGQKQRVSVARAVYCNCAVYLLDDPLSAVDAHVGKHIFEKVIGPQGLLQGRTRVLVTHGLSFLPQADLILVMVEGEITEMGSYTELLGRQGAFAEFLRTYSNTEQEELEESGGEAVPRKGLENGGPAAMLGQSQISLNAAGLGKTPQKTEPNDVGAAKKTRSTEAARLTEADKANTGRVKLSVFWEYMKAIGLPLSIFSIFLFFCHHLSSLGSNYWLSLWTDDPVINNTQPHRKMRLGVYGALGLTQGIAVFCYSVAVSVGGILASRYLHQTMLYNVLRSPMSFFERTPSGNLVNRFAKETDTIDSVIPSIIKMFMGSMFNVLGSCAVILIATPLVAIIIPPLGLLYFFVQRFYVASSRQMKRLESVSRSPVYTHFNETLLGTSVIRAFGEQQRFIRESDGRVDHNQKAYFPSIVANRWLAVRLEFVGNCIVTFAALFAVMARDSLSPGIMGLSISYALQVTTSLNWLVRMSSELETNIVAVERVKEYGDTEKEAEWKLEHSTLPAGWPTTGHIEIRNFGLRYREDLELAISDISVNIEGGEKVGIVGRTGAGKSSLTLGLFRIIEAAQGEICVDGVNIAQLGLHELRSRITIIPQDPVLFSGSLRMNLDPFDGYTDEEVWRALELAHLKNFVSGLPDKLNHECSEGGENLSLGQRQLVCLARALLRKTKILVLDEATAAVDLETDNLIQSTIRTQFEDCTVLTIAHRLNTIMDYTRVLVLDKGQMTEFDSPSNLIAKKGIFYKMAKDSGLV
- the abcc1 gene encoding multidrug resistance-associated protein 1 isoform X1; protein product: MGIDSFCSLDGSDPFWDWNRTWQTQNPDLTPCFQNTVLVWIPCLYLWLFAPFYILYLKRNDRGYICMTHLNRAKTVIGFTLWLICWADVFYSFWERSHGATIAPVYLVSPTMLGVTMLLATFLIQYERMKGVQSSGVMLNFWLIAIVCATVTFRSKIMHALNEPASVNVFKYTTFYIYYTMLLISLILACLSDQPPLFSQAVKDLNPCPESGASFLSRITFWWITGLMVTGYKRPLEEKDLWSLNTEDKSQRVVPQLVRCWDQECNKVKRPVDKTLYSPKKAARGEKKDGQPIEESEILLAKNLQKTGEPSLLYALCRTFGPYFLVSSLYKIIHDILMFVGPEILRLLIQFVNDSSAPTWHGYFYTTLLFVCTCVQTLILQKYFHVCFVTGMRLRTAIVGAVYRKALVITNAARRTSTVGEIVNLMSVDAQRFMDLITYINMIWSAPLQVILALYFLWQNLGPSVLAGVAVMVLMVPINAVIAMKTKTYQVAQMKSKDNRIKLMNEVLNGIKVLKLYAWELAFKDKVSAIRESELRVLKKTAYLGAVSTFTWVCAPFLVALSTFAVYVLVDEHNILDAQKAFVSLALFNILRFPLNMLPMVISSMVQASVSMKRLRVFLSHEELDEDNVERPAITATSDSIRIVDGAFSWSKDDSPALKSVSLCLFRINVHIPEGALVAVVGHVGSGKSSLLSALLGEMQKQEGSVSIKGSVAYVPQQAWIQNSTLKDNILFGREAKESWYQKVVEACALLPDLEILPGGDSTEIGEKGVNLSGGQKQRVSVARAVYCNCAVYLLDDPLSAVDAHVGKHIFEKVIGPQGLLQGRTRVLVTHGLSFLPQADLILVMVEGEITEMGSYTELLGRQGAFAEFLRTYSNTEQEELEESGGEEGGEAEDEKGISEEAVPRKGLENGGPAAMLGQSQISLNAAGLGKTPQKTEPNDVGAAKKTRSTEAARLTEADKANTGRVKLSVFWEYMKAIGLPLSIFSIFLFFCHHLSSLGSNYWLSLWTDDPVINNTQPHRKMRLGVYGALGLTQGIAVFCYSVAVSVGGILASRYLHQTMLYNVLRSPMSFFERTPSGNLVNRFAKETDTIDSVIPSIIKMFMGSMFNVLGSCAVILIATPLVAIIIPPLGLLYFFVQRFYVASSRQMKRLESVSRSPVYTHFNETLLGTSVIRAFGEQQRFIRESDGRVDHNQKAYFPSIVANRWLAVRLEFVGNCIVTFAALFAVMARDSLSPGIMGLSISYALQVTTSLNWLVRMSSELETNIVAVERVKEYGDTEKEAEWKLEHSTLPAGWPTTGHIEIRNFGLRYREDLELAISDISVNIEGGEKVGIVGRTGAGKSSLTLGLFRIIEAAQGEICVDGVNIAQLGLHELRSRITIIPQDPVLFSGSLRMNLDPFDGYTDEEVWRALELAHLKNFVSGLPDKLNHECSEGGENLSLGQRQLVCLARALLRKTKILVLDEATAAVDLETDNLIQSTIRTQFEDCTVLTIAHRLNTIMDYTRVLVLDKGQMTEFDSPSNLIAKKGIFYKMAKDSGLV
- the abcc1 gene encoding multidrug resistance-associated protein 1 isoform X4, producing the protein MGIDSFCSLDGSDPFWDWNRTWQTQNPDLTPCFQNTVLVWIPCLYLWLFAPFYILYLKRNDRGYICMTHLNRAKTVIGFTLWLICWADVFYSFWERSHGATIAPVYLVSPTMLGVTMLLATFLIQYERMKGVQSSGVMLNFWLIAIVCATVTFRSKIMHALNEPASVNVFKYTTFYIYYTMLLISLILACLSDQPPLFSQAVKDLNPCPESGASFLSRITFWWITGLMVTGYKRPLEEKDLWSLNTEDKSQRVVPQLVRCWDQECNKVKRPVDKTLYSPKKAARGEKKDGQPIEESEILLAKNLQKTGEPSLLYALCRTFGPYFLVSSLYKIIHDILMFVGPEILRLLIQFVNDSSAPTWHGYFYTTLLFVCTCVQTLILQKYFHVCFVTGMRLRTAIVGAVYRKALVITNAARRTSTVGEIVNLMSVDAQRFMDLITYINMIWSAPLQVILALYFLWQNLGPSVLAGVAVMVLMVPINAVIAMKTKTYQVAQMKSKDNRIKLMNEVLNGIKVLKLYAWELAFKDKVSAIRESELRVLKKTAYLGAVSTFTWVCAPFLVALSTFAVYVLVDEHNILDAQKAFVSLALFNILRFPLNMLPMVISSMVQASVSMKRLRVFLSHEELDEDNVERPAITATSDSIRIVDGAFSWSKDDSPALKRINVHIPEGALVAVVGHVGSGKSSLLSALLGEMQKQEGSVSIKGSVAYVPQQAWIQNSTLKDNILFGREAKESWYQKVVEACALLPDLEILPGGDSTEIGEKGVNLSGGQKQRVSVARAVYCNCAVYLLDDPLSAVDAHVGKHIFEKVIGPQGLLQGRTRVLVTHGLSFLPQADLILVMVEGEITEMGSYTELLGRQGAFAEFLRTYSNTEQEELEESGGEAVPRKGLENGGPAAMLGQSQISLNAAGLGKTPQKTEPNDVGAAKKTRSTEAARLTEADKANTGRVKLSVFWEYMKAIGLPLSIFSIFLFFCHHLSSLGSNYWLSLWTDDPVINNTQPHRKMRLGVYGALGLTQGIAVFCYSVAVSVGGILASRYLHQTMLYNVLRSPMSFFERTPSGNLVNRFAKETDTIDSVIPSIIKMFMGSMFNVLGSCAVILIATPLVAIIIPPLGLLYFFVQRFYVASSRQMKRLESVSRSPVYTHFNETLLGTSVIRAFGEQQRFIRESDGRVDHNQKAYFPSIVANRWLAVRLEFVGNCIVTFAALFAVMARDSLSPGIMGLSISYALQVTTSLNWLVRMSSELETNIVAVERVKEYGDTEKEAEWKLEHSTLPAGWPTTGHIEIRNFGLRYREDLELAISDISVNIEGGEKVGIVGRTGAGKSSLTLGLFRIIEAAQGEICVDGVNIAQLGLHELRSRITIIPQDPVLFSGSLRMNLDPFDGYTDEEVWRALELAHLKNFVSGLPDKLNHECSEGGENLSLGQRQLVCLARALLRKTKILVLDEATAAVDLETDNLIQSTIRTQFEDCTVLTIAHRLNTIMDYTRVLVLDKGQMTEFDSPSNLIAKKGIFYKMAKDSGLV
- the abcc1 gene encoding multidrug resistance-associated protein 1 isoform X2: MGIDSFCSLDGSDPFWDWNRTWQTQNPDLTPCFQNTVLVWIPCLYLWLFAPFYILYLKRNDRGYICMTHLNRAKTVIGFTLWLICWADVFYSFWERSHGATIAPVYLVSPTMLGVTMLLATFLIQYERMKGVQSSGVMLNFWLIAIVCATVTFRSKIMHALNEPASVNVFKYTTFYIYYTMLLISLILACLSDQPPLFSQAVKDLNPCPESGASFLSRITFWWITGLMVTGYKRPLEEKDLWSLNTEDKSQRVVPQLVRCWDQECNKVKRPVDKTLYSPKKAARGEKKDGQPIEESEILLAKNLQKTGEPSLLYALCRTFGPYFLVSSLYKIIHDILMFVGPEILRLLIQFVNDSSAPTWHGYFYTTLLFVCTCVQTLILQKYFHVCFVTGMRLRTAIVGAVYRKALVITNAARRTSTVGEIVNLMSVDAQRFMDLITYINMIWSAPLQVILALYFLWQNLGPSVLAGVAVMVLMVPINAVIAMKTKTYQVAQMKSKDNRIKLMNEVLNGIKVLKLYAWELAFKDKVSAIRESELRVLKKTAYLGAVSTFTWVCAPFLVALSTFAVYVLVDEHNILDAQKAFVSLALFNILRFPLNMLPMVISSMVQASVSMKRLRVFLSHEELDEDNVERPAITATSDSIRIVDGAFSWSKDDSPALKRINVHIPEGALVAVVGHVGSGKSSLLSALLGEMQKQEGSVSIKGSVAYVPQQAWIQNSTLKDNILFGREAKESWYQKVVEACALLPDLEILPGGDSTEIGEKGVNLSGGQKQRVSVARAVYCNCAVYLLDDPLSAVDAHVGKHIFEKVIGPQGLLQGRTRVLVTHGLSFLPQADLILVMVEGEITEMGSYTELLGRQGAFAEFLRTYSNTEQEELEESGGEEGGEAEDEKGISEEAVPRKGLENGGPAAMLGQSQISLNAAGLGKTPQKTEPNDVGAAKKTRSTEAARLTEADKANTGRVKLSVFWEYMKAIGLPLSIFSIFLFFCHHLSSLGSNYWLSLWTDDPVINNTQPHRKMRLGVYGALGLTQGIAVFCYSVAVSVGGILASRYLHQTMLYNVLRSPMSFFERTPSGNLVNRFAKETDTIDSVIPSIIKMFMGSMFNVLGSCAVILIATPLVAIIIPPLGLLYFFVQRFYVASSRQMKRLESVSRSPVYTHFNETLLGTSVIRAFGEQQRFIRESDGRVDHNQKAYFPSIVANRWLAVRLEFVGNCIVTFAALFAVMARDSLSPGIMGLSISYALQVTTSLNWLVRMSSELETNIVAVERVKEYGDTEKEAEWKLEHSTLPAGWPTTGHIEIRNFGLRYREDLELAISDISVNIEGGEKVGIVGRTGAGKSSLTLGLFRIIEAAQGEICVDGVNIAQLGLHELRSRITIIPQDPVLFSGSLRMNLDPFDGYTDEEVWRALELAHLKNFVSGLPDKLNHECSEGGENLSLGQRQLVCLARALLRKTKILVLDEATAAVDLETDNLIQSTIRTQFEDCTVLTIAHRLNTIMDYTRVLVLDKGQMTEFDSPSNLIAKKGIFYKMAKDSGLV